In Shouchella patagoniensis, the following are encoded in one genomic region:
- a CDS encoding TRAP transporter small permease: MKTLLNGIEYVFMRVATVFFVGFVACIFLQLLSRYVPNITILWAAEVATYAFIWTVFLGAAVMVNQQEHFKIDFLFDKMEGFSLLGVKMISHVLIGAFGLMMVINGAKLVQLFWDWTVNTLPELQQGFLWLALPVSGLGILLFSIGNAVDDIRSYRTDKRGKAL; encoded by the coding sequence ATGAAAACGTTATTAAATGGAATCGAATACGTCTTTATGCGCGTAGCTACTGTTTTTTTTGTTGGTTTTGTGGCTTGCATCTTTTTGCAGCTTCTTTCGCGTTATGTACCAAATATAACGATTTTATGGGCAGCTGAAGTAGCGACCTATGCGTTTATCTGGACCGTTTTTTTAGGAGCAGCAGTGATGGTAAATCAGCAGGAACATTTTAAAATTGATTTTCTATTTGATAAAATGGAAGGGTTTTCTTTATTGGGCGTTAAAATGATCAGCCATGTATTAATAGGTGCATTTGGATTAATGATGGTCATCAATGGTGCGAAACTCGTTCAACTATTCTGGGATTGGACGGTTAACACATTGCCAGAACTTCAACAAGGCTTTTTATGGTTAGCGTTACCTGTGTCCGGTCTTGGCATATTATTGTTTTCGATTGGGAATGCAGTTGATGATATTAGGTCGTATAGAACGGATAAAAGGGGGAAAGCACTTTGA
- a CDS encoding TRAP transporter large permease, translating to MTGVILVALFIGLLFLGVPIAFTLGIVAFIGIWLLDSLPMQVVVQSMFTGLESFILLAVPLFILAANIMNQGQISERLIKLAVSMVGHIRGGLAHANIVVSMFFGGISGSAQADTAGVGKILIPSMVKEGYSKGTAVGTTAASSTMGMLIPPSIPMVVYGSVTSVSVGQMFLGGVIPGLLMGVAMMALVGFVSRRQNYPRHTRVSIKEIGRQFLKCVPPLLTPVIILGGIIGGFVTPTEAAIIACMYALILAMFVYRTIKLKDLPDILFDTIKLSSLTLFALATASALGRLFSYYRVPDMIAGFFESTFSSIGLFLLAVILLFLFVGMFLDAIPAMILFVPIVLPASQALGVDPVHFGIVIVMCLAVGMITPPYGLCMLLASSIANLTVSRSIVALLPYVAVIIVTIIIVAFVPSLALWLPGFLE from the coding sequence TTGACTGGCGTAATTCTTGTTGCTCTTTTTATCGGACTCTTATTTTTAGGTGTTCCAATTGCATTTACATTAGGAATTGTTGCATTTATAGGTATTTGGCTGCTTGATTCGTTGCCAATGCAAGTGGTCGTACAGAGTATGTTCACAGGACTTGAATCATTTATTTTGTTAGCGGTTCCACTCTTTATTCTTGCAGCAAATATTATGAATCAAGGACAAATTTCTGAGCGGTTAATTAAATTGGCCGTTTCCATGGTCGGGCATATTCGAGGTGGTTTGGCGCATGCGAATATTGTTGTTTCCATGTTTTTTGGAGGCATTTCAGGTTCGGCACAGGCTGATACAGCAGGTGTAGGTAAGATATTAATACCAAGCATGGTAAAAGAAGGTTATTCGAAAGGAACAGCCGTTGGCACAACCGCTGCCTCATCAACCATGGGAATGTTAATCCCTCCAAGTATTCCAATGGTTGTGTATGGCAGTGTGACAAGCGTATCGGTTGGACAAATGTTTTTGGGCGGTGTTATTCCTGGTTTATTAATGGGGGTAGCGATGATGGCGCTCGTTGGTTTTGTTTCTCGCAGACAGAATTACCCTCGTCACACGAGAGTAAGTATAAAAGAAATTGGACGTCAATTTTTAAAATGTGTGCCGCCTCTTTTGACACCTGTTATTATTCTTGGAGGCATCATTGGTGGTTTTGTTACTCCAACGGAAGCTGCTATTATTGCTTGCATGTATGCCCTCATTTTAGCCATGTTCGTGTATCGGACAATTAAATTAAAAGATTTGCCTGATATTTTATTTGATACGATTAAGCTTAGTTCTCTAACATTGTTTGCACTTGCGACAGCTAGTGCCCTTGGACGTTTATTCAGCTATTACCGCGTTCCAGATATGATCGCTGGTTTCTTTGAAAGTACATTCTCGAGTATTGGGTTATTCTTATTAGCAGTCATCTTACTGTTTCTATTTGTGGGTATGTTTTTAGATGCAATACCCGCGATGATTTTATTTGTTCCAATTGTCCTGCCAGCCTCACAAGCACTTGGTGTTGATCCAGTCCATTTTGGGATCGTTATTGTTATGTGTCTCGCGGTTGGAATGATTACACCACCATATGGTCTATGCATGCTACTAGCAAGTTCAATTGCTAACCTTACGGTAAGTCGTTCAATTGTCGCGTTATTACCGTATGTTGCAGTTATCATTGTAACGATTATTATCGTTGCATTTGTACCTAGTTTGGCGTTATGGTTGCCAGGATTTTTAGAATAA
- a CDS encoding sugar kinase, translating into MNDVITIGDAMISFSPSTTGPMKFVQSFERRVGGAELNVAIGCARLGLTSGWISRLGRDEFGQHIKNFARGEGIDTNEVKRVDGYATSLNFKEIMANGAGRTFYYRSPSPTETLLPEDLDPHFFQQAKILHLTGVFPAVSATNMDVTKRAIQLAKEHDVKISFDPNIRLRLWDKEDARRALYPLLKDVDLLLAGDEEMEMILGTKDPEDVLKRTAELGIELVVIKQGEHGSIGYYKGETVQANAVPVDKVADTVGAGDGFDAGVLYGYLQGWGLERMLAFANTIGSMVVRVVGDNEGLPYLEEVRAQMGELERIER; encoded by the coding sequence ATGAATGATGTCATTACAATAGGTGATGCAATGATTTCATTTAGCCCTAGTACAACGGGACCAATGAAATTCGTCCAATCCTTTGAACGTCGGGTTGGAGGTGCGGAATTAAACGTAGCGATTGGTTGTGCCCGACTTGGATTAACATCGGGTTGGATTAGCAGGTTAGGTAGGGATGAATTTGGTCAGCACATAAAGAACTTTGCTCGAGGCGAAGGCATTGATACGAATGAAGTGAAACGTGTTGATGGTTATGCAACATCCCTCAATTTTAAAGAGATTATGGCAAATGGGGCTGGGCGTACTTTTTATTATCGGTCCCCTTCTCCGACGGAGACATTGTTGCCAGAAGATCTAGACCCGCATTTTTTTCAGCAAGCTAAAATTTTGCATCTTACTGGAGTATTCCCTGCTGTTTCTGCAACGAATATGGACGTGACGAAGCGTGCGATTCAATTAGCTAAAGAACATGACGTTAAAATATCGTTTGATCCAAATATTCGTCTAAGACTTTGGGACAAAGAAGATGCTCGTCGTGCTCTGTACCCGCTGTTAAAAGATGTGGACCTATTACTCGCAGGTGATGAGGAAATGGAAATGATATTGGGAACCAAGGATCCAGAAGATGTTCTAAAACGAACAGCAGAACTAGGCATTGAGCTTGTTGTTATTAAACAAGGAGAGCACGGGTCAATCGGTTATTATAAAGGCGAAACAGTTCAAGCGAATGCAGTGCCTGTCGATAAGGTCGCTGATACGGTTGGAGCTGGTGATGGGTTTGATGCTGGCGTGCTTTACGGCTATTTGCAAGGTTGGGGACTTGAGCGAATGCTTGCTTTTGCTAACACAATAGGCTCAATGGTTGTTCGAGTTGTTGGTGATAATGAGGGGCTGCCTTATTTAGAAGAAGTACGTGCGCAAATGGGTGAGCTTGAACGTATTGAACGTTAA
- a CDS encoding ABC transporter permease, whose protein sequence is MKAVLQLLREQYENKHLIFRLAAFEQRSKFQLHYLGALWQLFSPLMQVIVFFVIFGLGIRSGAPVGDTPFFVWLLCGLIPWFFISPTVLQGSNSIHQKIKMVSKMKFPVSVLPSIVIVGNSISFFVMLGVLCIVLAIYSIFSGVYLLQLPYYMLCMYAFLYVFALFSATIATVVRDYYQLLQAGMRMLFFLSPIIWVPSSMPEYLQPILQLNPLYYILNGFRDSFIGGAWFYEDIPYMIYFWAGILLLSFIGAYVFNKFKNSFVDYL, encoded by the coding sequence ATGAAAGCCGTGTTACAACTGCTTAGAGAGCAGTACGAGAACAAGCACTTGATTTTTCGGCTTGCTGCGTTTGAACAACGAAGCAAGTTTCAGCTGCATTATTTAGGCGCGCTATGGCAATTATTTAGCCCGCTAATGCAAGTAATCGTCTTTTTTGTGATTTTTGGTTTAGGCATTCGTTCAGGAGCTCCTGTTGGAGACACACCTTTTTTTGTCTGGTTGCTATGTGGGTTAATTCCCTGGTTTTTTATCAGCCCAACTGTATTACAAGGTTCAAATAGCATTCATCAAAAAATAAAAATGGTATCGAAGATGAAATTTCCAGTCAGTGTGCTGCCTTCGATTGTGATAGTCGGAAATTCAATTAGTTTTTTTGTTATGCTCGGGGTTCTTTGTATCGTATTAGCAATTTACTCCATATTTTCCGGCGTTTATTTGTTGCAGTTACCGTATTATATGCTTTGTATGTATGCATTTCTGTACGTATTTGCTTTATTCAGTGCGACGATAGCAACTGTTGTACGTGATTATTACCAGTTATTGCAAGCAGGGATGCGGATGTTGTTTTTTCTTAGCCCAATCATTTGGGTACCTAGTTCTATGCCAGAGTATTTACAACCAATCTTGCAATTGAATCCGTTGTACTATATTTTAAATGGGTTCCGTGATTCATTTATTGGTGGAGCCTGGTTTTATGAAGATATCCCATATATGATCTATTTTTGGGCAGGAATTCTATTGCTTAGCTTTATAGGAGCTTACGTATTTAATAAGTTTAAAAATAGCTTCGTGGATTATCTATAA
- the dctP gene encoding TRAP transporter substrate-binding protein — protein MKKKNVLIVGTLALIISGCSNTKVVSESDPGDPQKLILATQLDANSPYAVGFEAFKNAVEEETGGTVTAEIHTNGSLGGNEDALLQSIATGGVDMAVVSPGFMTQVLREVDLFSLPYLFTSYDHWERVVDGEIGIEMSNMIEQGTNLQVLGYWTAGVRNYYGAEPVNEVADLRNVSIRTQDSPAIQDSWSALGAIPTSVAWDEMYQALQNRVVDASENDFTNIYQSSHHEVTPYLTLTEHDFTTRFFLTSDIVMERFSEDEQAAIYAAAEIATEAAREADKELAEQSLTRLEEEGAIVNEIDTTPFIEQTEPIREEAALHLEAKDLLEAIRHLSD, from the coding sequence GTGAAAAAAAAGAATGTACTTATAGTTGGAACGTTGGCACTAATCATTAGCGGATGCTCGAATACTAAAGTGGTGTCTGAGAGTGATCCAGGCGATCCTCAGAAATTGATTTTAGCAACGCAACTTGATGCAAACAGTCCATATGCTGTTGGTTTTGAGGCTTTCAAAAATGCTGTTGAAGAAGAAACTGGGGGCACGGTAACTGCAGAAATTCATACGAACGGCTCTCTTGGTGGAAATGAAGATGCTCTTTTGCAAAGTATCGCAACAGGTGGAGTTGATATGGCAGTTGTTTCTCCTGGTTTCATGACCCAAGTATTAAGAGAGGTTGATTTGTTTTCACTACCTTATTTATTCACAAGTTATGACCACTGGGAACGTGTTGTAGATGGGGAAATTGGTATAGAGATGAGCAATATGATTGAACAAGGTACCAATTTGCAAGTACTGGGGTATTGGACAGCTGGAGTTCGAAATTATTATGGTGCAGAACCAGTTAATGAGGTGGCTGATTTACGTAACGTCAGTATTCGCACTCAAGATTCTCCAGCGATTCAAGATAGTTGGTCAGCACTTGGAGCAATTCCAACTAGTGTCGCATGGGATGAGATGTATCAAGCATTGCAAAACCGAGTTGTTGATGCTTCGGAGAATGATTTTACAAACATTTATCAATCAAGCCACCATGAGGTAACGCCTTACCTTACTTTAACGGAACACGATTTTACGACTCGCTTCTTCTTAACATCGGATATTGTCATGGAACGTTTTTCAGAAGATGAACAAGCAGCGATTTACGCGGCTGCGGAAATCGCAACGGAAGCCGCGCGGGAAGCGGATAAAGAACTTGCAGAACAGTCTTTGACACGTCTTGAGGAAGAAGGAGCCATAGTAAATGAAATTGATACAACACCATTTATTGAACAAACAGAACCCATTCGTGAAGAGGCAGCCCTTCATTTAGAAGCAAAAGATTTGCTTGAAGCAATCCGTCATTTAAGTGATTAG
- a CDS encoding ABC transporter ATP-binding protein, producing the protein MNPKIKLTGVSKKYTLYHNNVEKLKAMFLPKTREENRDFYALKDISLEIFEGETIGIVGINGSGKSTISNVLSSVIPPTEGEIDIQGETSLIAINVGLNNNLNGYDNIEQKCLMHGFDQTKIEELMPLIEEFADIGDFIDQPVKNYSSGMKSRLGFAISAHTNPDIMIVDEALSVGDKTFYQKCKDKITEFKAQNKTIIFISHNVGEIKNLSDRVLWLHNGEVRAFGEKEKIVKEYEDYIKWFNKLSHQDKQAHKEDLKEKRSLAPDKQNSEGKKYKVKKDSKSVKQASLFFIQLAVYSAIFLTATYYIAVPSLIEAFSNESDMEVEEEDGSAHVEMKEDDGLDHYELNIRF; encoded by the coding sequence ATGAACCCTAAAATTAAATTAACAGGCGTATCGAAAAAGTATACGCTCTACCATAATAACGTGGAAAAACTAAAAGCCATGTTTTTGCCGAAAACAAGAGAAGAAAATCGAGATTTCTATGCTCTGAAAGATATTTCTTTGGAAATTTTTGAGGGAGAAACAATTGGAATTGTCGGTATTAATGGATCAGGAAAATCAACGATATCCAATGTATTATCAAGCGTTATCCCTCCAACAGAAGGAGAAATCGACATCCAAGGCGAGACATCATTGATTGCCATAAATGTTGGTTTGAACAATAACTTAAACGGCTACGATAATATTGAACAAAAATGTTTAATGCATGGCTTCGATCAAACGAAGATCGAAGAGCTTATGCCATTAATTGAAGAGTTTGCTGATATAGGTGATTTTATCGATCAGCCGGTGAAAAATTATTCATCGGGTATGAAATCAAGATTAGGGTTTGCAATATCAGCTCACACAAACCCGGATATCATGATAGTTGATGAAGCATTATCAGTGGGCGACAAAACGTTTTATCAAAAATGTAAAGATAAAATTACGGAATTCAAAGCACAGAACAAAACAATCATTTTTATTAGCCACAATGTTGGGGAGATAAAAAACCTATCTGACCGTGTGCTTTGGCTTCATAATGGCGAAGTACGGGCTTTTGGAGAAAAAGAAAAAATCGTAAAAGAGTACGAGGATTACATTAAATGGTTTAATAAACTTTCACATCAAGATAAGCAAGCCCATAAAGAAGACTTAAAAGAAAAAAGATCACTTGCGCCAGATAAGCAAAATAGTGAAGGTAAGAAATACAAAGTGAAGAAAGATTCAAAAAGCGTTAAACAAGCTTCTTTGTTTTTTATTCAGCTTGCTGTATACAGCGCGATCTTCTTGACAGCCACTTATTATATCGCTGTTCCTTCGTTAATAGAGGCATTTAGTAACGAAAGCGATATGGAAGTAGAAGAGGAAGATGGTTCAGCACATGTGGAGATGAAGGAAGATGACGGCCTTGATCATTATGAGTTAAACATAAGATTTTAG
- a CDS encoding permease prefix domain 1-containing protein produces the protein MKTIESHVNHLFRNVPQSRQTESIKEEIIENLEEKVQDLITAGKKEEDAINKAIVDFGDIDEIKAEFSPQPNHIHPSSATNLRLNLWYSLWGSALVIGLFLFINIYYTPDTIWFVYPTFAILWWPLSMFFYWRRKKGNA, from the coding sequence ATGAAAACGATCGAATCGCATGTAAACCATTTGTTTCGTAACGTGCCTCAATCACGTCAAACCGAATCGATAAAAGAAGAAATAATTGAAAATCTAGAAGAAAAAGTCCAAGACTTAATAACAGCAGGCAAAAAGGAAGAAGATGCAATCAATAAAGCAATTGTTGACTTTGGTGACATTGATGAGATTAAAGCGGAATTTTCACCTCAACCAAATCATATTCACCCTTCATCAGCAACAAATTTGCGCTTAAATCTTTGGTATTCATTATGGGGTAGCGCACTCGTTATCGGTCTTTTTCTTTTTATTAATATTTACTACACACCTGATACAATATGGTTTGTTTATCCGACCTTCGCCATTTTATGGTGGCCATTATCGATGTTTTTTTACTGGCGTCGAAAAAAAGGAAACGCGTAA
- a CDS encoding PadR family transcriptional regulator → MRSDILRGHVDSIILSLIAEKDSYGYEISKEIGIRTNGMFEIKEGTLYAVFQRLEKKAFISSFYGERSHGGKRKYYTITTQGKAYLHTTASEWQELKTILEIFLGEISE, encoded by the coding sequence ATTCGCAGTGACATTTTAAGAGGTCATGTCGACTCCATTATCTTAAGCTTAATTGCTGAAAAAGATAGTTATGGCTATGAAATTTCAAAAGAAATTGGAATTCGTACCAATGGCATGTTTGAAATTAAAGAAGGTACACTTTATGCCGTTTTTCAACGCTTAGAGAAAAAGGCATTCATTAGCTCTTTTTATGGGGAACGTTCACATGGAGGTAAAAGGAAATACTATACGATTACAACACAAGGAAAAGCATATTTGCATACCACGGCTTCTGAATGGCAGGAACTAAAAACGATACTTGAAATTTTTTTGGGGGAGATCAGCGAATGA
- the hxlA gene encoding 3-hexulose-6-phosphate synthase: protein MKLQLALDRLDWDQCFQLADETKKYVDIIEIGTGVIKEYGMEIVREMREVFPNHSLLADMKICDAGKHEAKQAFAAGADITTVMAFAPDATVRETIQTANEMGKEMMIDLLGVQKSRLMELRQLGASYVGLHIGKDQQKNKGLTSTTFQLIEGFHFRVAVAGGVTFEQLPTIMQDAPDILIVGSGIVKAEQPIFAAKKFKETIS, encoded by the coding sequence ATGAAGCTTCAGCTTGCCTTAGATCGGCTTGATTGGGATCAATGTTTTCAACTGGCTGATGAAACAAAAAAATATGTTGATATTATTGAAATTGGCACAGGGGTTATTAAAGAATATGGCATGGAGATTGTGCGTGAAATGCGGGAAGTCTTCCCCAATCACAGCTTGCTCGCAGATATGAAAATTTGTGATGCTGGTAAGCATGAAGCGAAGCAAGCATTTGCGGCAGGTGCAGATATTACTACTGTGATGGCTTTTGCTCCCGATGCGACAGTGCGTGAGACCATTCAAACAGCAAATGAAATGGGAAAAGAAATGATGATAGACTTACTTGGTGTGCAAAAAAGCAGGCTGATGGAGTTAAGACAGCTTGGAGCAAGCTATGTTGGCTTACACATTGGCAAAGACCAGCAAAAAAATAAAGGACTTACCTCTACAACTTTTCAATTAATTGAAGGATTTCATTTTAGAGTAGCTGTAGCTGGTGGTGTGACTTTTGAACAGTTGCCAACTATTATGCAGGATGCCCCTGACATTTTGATTGTCGGAAGTGGAATAGTGAAAGCTGAACAGCCAATTTTTGCGGCAAAAAAATTTAAGGAAACGATAAGCTAG
- the rpiA gene encoding ribose-5-phosphate isomerase RpiA, which yields MANLKRVAALEAVKYVQDGMKIGLGSGSTVNEFIQVLGEKVANGLNVQVVPASNATEAHAVELGIELIELSQGEQLDLAFDGADEVDERLDLLKGGGGSLVREKIVAKAAKELIIMVDERKVVDKLGAFTLPVEVVPFGWKSTVDRIKELGALPALRMEGDDPFVSNNGNFIVDCDFGIISKPDELHQALKQLVGVVDTGLFVKMANRVFVAGKNGVRQYMLEELENE from the coding sequence ATGGCAAATTTAAAGCGGGTTGCTGCATTAGAGGCAGTTAAATATGTACAAGACGGAATGAAAATAGGACTTGGCTCTGGTTCGACAGTAAATGAATTTATTCAAGTACTTGGAGAAAAAGTTGCTAATGGTTTAAACGTTCAAGTGGTGCCCGCATCGAATGCAACAGAAGCACATGCAGTAGAATTAGGGATCGAATTGATTGAACTCTCACAAGGCGAACAACTTGATTTGGCTTTTGATGGCGCTGATGAAGTGGATGAGAGATTGGACTTATTAAAGGGCGGTGGGGGTTCCCTTGTAAGGGAAAAGATTGTTGCAAAAGCAGCAAAAGAGCTAATAATTATGGTTGATGAACGTAAGGTAGTAGACAAATTGGGCGCTTTTACTCTGCCCGTGGAAGTTGTTCCGTTTGGTTGGAAATCAACTGTAGATCGAATAAAAGAACTAGGGGCTTTACCTGCGTTACGGATGGAGGGGGATGATCCATTTGTTTCAAATAACGGAAATTTTATAGTTGACTGTGATTTTGGGATCATTTCTAAACCAGATGAATTACATCAGGCGTTGAAGCAGTTAGTAGGAGTTGTTGATACAGGTTTGTTTGTAAAGATGGCAAATAGGGTCTTCGTTGCAGGAAAAAATGGAGTCCGCCAATATATGTTGGAGGAATTGGAAAATGAATGA
- a CDS encoding M20/M25/M40 family metallo-hydrolase codes for MINDTFLMDLLKIPSPSGHEAEIQKKWLQYVEPFADNLSVDYSGNAIATLNPDAPFKVLLAGHCDEIGFLIKSIDENGYLYVEKLGGISHKPALGMEVQVLGHGGTIHGVFGTNAEHHGGADDKFSIDDLFIDCGASSAQGIKEYVRVGDPAVYQVEPKRLMDKRFSARGLDNRTGAFIVAEVLKRLHKKRLDVGVYAVSTVNEETNMGGAYFAGAGLQPELAIALDVTFATDYPAVSARKHGDIKVGGGPVLAKGAPINLKANALLEKAAKRLKMAIQYELTPRTTGTDADRIRLTGKGVPIALVSLPLRYMHAPREVVSLIDVQQEIELLVDFIQNLSGTENLRPVVWPLR; via the coding sequence ATGATAAATGATACATTCTTAATGGATTTGCTTAAGATCCCTTCCCCTTCAGGACATGAAGCGGAAATACAGAAGAAATGGCTCCAATATGTAGAACCATTTGCTGATAATTTATCTGTAGATTATTCAGGAAATGCAATAGCCACACTAAATCCTGATGCACCGTTTAAGGTTCTTTTAGCGGGCCATTGCGATGAGATCGGTTTCTTAATCAAATCAATTGATGAAAATGGTTACCTCTATGTTGAAAAGCTTGGGGGAATTAGCCATAAACCAGCGCTTGGCATGGAAGTTCAAGTACTGGGTCATGGAGGAACAATTCATGGTGTCTTTGGGACAAATGCAGAACATCATGGGGGGGCAGATGATAAATTCTCGATTGATGATCTTTTTATCGATTGTGGGGCAAGTTCAGCTCAGGGAATAAAGGAATATGTTCGGGTTGGTGATCCTGCTGTTTATCAGGTGGAACCAAAAAGATTAATGGATAAACGCTTTAGTGCCAGGGGTCTTGATAATAGGACAGGCGCTTTTATTGTTGCAGAGGTATTGAAACGTTTACATAAAAAAAGGCTGGATGTTGGTGTGTATGCTGTAAGTACAGTGAATGAAGAAACGAATATGGGAGGTGCTTATTTCGCAGGCGCTGGACTACAACCAGAACTGGCCATTGCGCTTGATGTGACGTTTGCCACTGATTATCCAGCAGTTAGTGCCCGCAAACATGGAGACATCAAAGTTGGTGGAGGCCCGGTTCTAGCAAAGGGTGCTCCAATTAATCTAAAAGCAAATGCACTGTTAGAGAAAGCGGCGAAAAGGTTAAAGATGGCTATCCAGTATGAACTAACACCTCGCACTACGGGCACGGATGCGGATCGAATTCGTTTAACTGGAAAAGGGGTTCCAATAGCACTTGTTTCGTTGCCACTTCGCTATATGCATGCACCACGTGAAGTTGTGTCGTTAATAGATGTGCAACAAGAAATTGAATTATTGGTTGATTTTATCCAGAACCTAAGTGGAACAGAAAACTTACGTCCGGTCGTTTGGCCATTAAGGTAA
- the hxlB gene encoding 6-phospho-3-hexuloisomerase, with translation MDTYKKTALLCIEEVRTVLDQVNEHELSAFAKALTEANRIFISGDGRSGLMGKAIAMRLMHANYIVFALGETITPSIKEGDLLVLISGSATGNAPSDLVHKAIKAGAQVSLVTANPDSKMGELCKSILFIPAATKQRKQHEPVTIQPLGNQFDQSVHLLLDSIIVKLTDKQQDAMRARHANLE, from the coding sequence ATGGATACATATAAAAAAACGGCGCTCCTTTGTATTGAAGAAGTGAGGACTGTGTTAGATCAAGTAAATGAGCATGAACTTTCGGCATTTGCAAAAGCGTTAACGGAAGCAAATCGGATTTTTATAAGTGGAGATGGACGATCTGGACTTATGGGTAAAGCGATTGCTATGCGTCTAATGCACGCGAACTATATCGTATTTGCGTTAGGCGAAACCATTACACCAAGCATTAAGGAAGGGGACTTGCTTGTGCTTATATCTGGTTCAGCAACTGGTAATGCGCCATCGGATCTAGTTCATAAGGCAATCAAGGCAGGGGCTCAGGTTTCTTTAGTTACCGCAAATCCGGACAGTAAAATGGGGGAGTTGTGTAAGTCAATATTGTTCATTCCGGCTGCGACAAAACAGAGGAAACAGCATGAACCAGTTACCATTCAGCCATTAGGCAATCAGTTTGATCAAAGTGTTCATTTGTTGCTTGATTCAATTATCGTAAAATTAACAGATAAACAACAGGATGCGATGCGGGCTAGACATGCCAATTTAGAATAG
- a CDS encoding substrate-binding domain-containing protein — translation MAGITMLDVAKKAGVSKSTVSQYLNKRYNYMSGDTKERISSAIKELGYSPNGVARSLRQKKTQTIGVIVANILHAFSTEVIRAIEDTCHKHDVHVIVCNADDDPEKEKRYVEMLRAKQVDGMIVLPTSANAELFNELIEQAYPLVFLDRILADVPVNTVLSDNEKTVRLAVDALVERNYKRIGMILPPISEDITPRLERKVAFEKALTELCLEENGSRVEAVPITGVKQALIEMLTLEQPIDAVIAGNDLVLNEVLRFVNEKEINIPENLALIGIDEVDFAEFLNPPLTTVAQPTFAMGHKAAELLLSEINKGGLKQKAAIYRFEPTLNRRSSF, via the coding sequence ATGGCTGGAATAACAATGTTGGATGTGGCGAAAAAAGCGGGGGTTTCAAAAAGTACAGTATCGCAATATTTAAATAAACGTTACAACTATATGAGCGGAGATACAAAAGAGCGAATCTCCTCTGCAATTAAAGAGCTAGGTTATAGTCCAAATGGGGTAGCAAGGAGCTTACGCCAGAAGAAGACCCAAACGATAGGCGTTATTGTCGCCAATATCCTACATGCATTTTCTACAGAGGTGATTCGAGCGATAGAAGACACATGCCATAAACATGACGTCCATGTCATTGTTTGTAATGCTGACGATGATCCAGAAAAAGAAAAACGCTATGTAGAAATGTTACGAGCTAAGCAAGTAGATGGCATGATTGTACTACCGACAAGTGCGAATGCGGAACTGTTTAATGAATTGATTGAACAAGCGTACCCGCTCGTGTTTTTAGATCGAATCCTTGCCGATGTACCAGTTAATACAGTCTTATCAGATAATGAGAAAACGGTTCGACTTGCTGTAGATGCATTGGTCGAAAGAAATTATAAAAGGATAGGAATGATTCTTCCTCCTATTTCAGAAGATATTACCCCACGTTTGGAACGAAAGGTGGCTTTTGAAAAAGCACTAACAGAATTATGTCTTGAAGAAAATGGATCGCGGGTTGAAGCTGTGCCTATCACAGGGGTCAAACAAGCATTAATAGAGATGCTAACTCTTGAACAACCGATCGATGCGGTGATTGCAGGAAATGATTTAGTGTTGAATGAAGTGCTTCGCTTCGTAAATGAAAAGGAGATTAACATTCCGGAAAACCTTGCACTGATTGGGATTGATGAAGTTGATTTTGCTGAATTTTTAAATCCCCCATTAACAACGGTTGCTCAACCAACCTTTGCGATGGGACATAAGGCTGCAGAACTTCTTTTGTCTGAGATTAATAAAGGTGGCCTCAAGCAAAAAGCCGCAATTTACCGATTTGAACCAACACTAAACAGACGTAGTTCGTTTTAA